One stretch of Armigeres subalbatus isolate Guangzhou_Male chromosome 2, GZ_Asu_2, whole genome shotgun sequence DNA includes these proteins:
- the LOC134209963 gene encoding uncharacterized protein LOC134209963, translating into MDKAKQLQDPGEADRSVRANDTSAHGHGTIDHVRLPQITLQVFNGDIDEWISFRDLYTSLIHRKMDLPEVEKFHYLKGCLQGEPKSLIDSLKLTKANYQIAWDPLLKRYDNSKFLKKRQVQALLNLPTLSKESVADLHTLIDGFEKVVQNLDQVVKPEEYKDLLLVNLLITRLDPTTRRGWEEHSSAKDQDTLADFSDFLHRRIRILESLPVKALDSRTSLYAPQSSRQKASAVKASYGSVQSSGGRCAACKENHPLYQCSSFLRMSVRERDAVLRTNSLCRNCFRSGHIATDCTSKYRCRNCNGRHHTMVCFKQRKDRSPKVVAAAGNNNPPRTESGDAPVPLSSQVVNMAATDATVSGSTHQLSPKVLLATSVVIVEDDEGSQFPARALLDSGSESNFIAERLSQRLRSHREKVDVSVLDIGHAASKVKHQITALVRSRATAYSRNMSFLVLPKVTVDLPTARVDTQGWSMPNGIKLADPTFFSPSSVDMVLGIESFFDFFESGQRIPLGDQLSTLNESVFGWVVCGCLLNPTHGLRINCSTAITKVLEELVARFWASEKVGNSKVLSSEERWCEDNFRKLVRRESDGRYSISLPKNEDAVSRLGESRDIAFRRLQGTERRLAKDASLREQYHQFMAQYIQLGHMAKVEEAGNLMKRCCLPHHPVFKEASTTTKVRVVFDASCKTSSSVSLNDTLLVGPIVQEDLRSIMLRSRMRQIMLVADVEKMFRQVFVVEVDRSLQCILWRFDPTDSVGVYELNTVTYGTQPASFLATRTLNQLAMDEGGQYPMAAMATTKDTYMDDVNTGADTEDAARNLCQELNEMMSKGGFKLRKWASNHQTVLQGVSAENLAICVAEGIDLDPDPAVKTLGLTWLPISDQLRFQFSIPTWNSATQPTKRQVLSVIASLFDPLEHLGAAITTGKIIMQLLWKIRNEDQALGWDQPLPSTMGEMWRKYHEELPLLNDIHIDRYVMVQKQHRSSCIDSPMLLPRLMADASLSGFRSQDSERRVVDRLLSSKSKVAPLKTQSISRLELCGALLVTQLYEKVRDSIRTPAQPYFWVDSTCVL; encoded by the coding sequence ATGGATAAGGCTAAGCAATTGCAGGATCCAGGGGAAGCCGATCGTTCCGTACGAGCCAACGACACGTCAGCGCATGGTCATGGGACGATAGACCATGTACGCCTACCACAAATCACGCTGCAGGTGTTCAACGGGGACATAGATGAATGGATCAGCTTCCGTGATCTGTACACTTCACTCATCCATCGCAAGATGGACCTGCCGGAGGTGGAAAAGTTCCACTATTTGAAGGGATGCCTGCAAGGAGAACCGAAGAGCCTGATCGACTCGTTAAAACTCACGAAGGCCAACTATCAGATAGCGTGGGACCCTCTGCTAAAACGGTACGATAACAGCAAGTTTTTGAAGAAGCGACAGGTGCAAGCTTTGTTGAATTTGCCAACGCTGTCCAAGGAATCGGTAGCGGATCTGCACACTCTGATCGACGGTTTCGAAAAGGTCGTTCAGAATCTGGACCAGGTGGTCAAACCGGAAGAGTATAAGGACCTTTTACTCGTTAACCTACTCATTACTCGACTAGATCCGACAACACGCAGAGGTTGGGAGGAACATTCCTCAGCCAAGGATCAGGATACGCTAGCAGACTTCTCGGATTTCTTGCATCGTAGGATCCGAATTCTTGAATCGCTTCCAGTGAAGGCATTAGACTCCAGGACTTCGCTTTATGCACCACAATCATCGAGACAGAAGGCGTCAGCTGTGAAGGCCAGCTACGGTTCTGTACAATCGTCTGGAGGACGATGTGCGGCGTGCAAGGAGAACCATCCCCTATACCAATGTTCTTCATTCCTACGGATGTCAGTGCGAGAAAGAGATGCGGTGTTAAGAACGAACTCCCTgtgcagaaattgcttcagatcGGGTCACATTGCGACAGACTGTACGTCCAAATACAGGTGTCGTAACTGTAATGGTCGTCATCATACAATGGTATGCTTCAAGCAGCGGAAGGATCGTTCACCTAAGGTTGTCGCTGCTGCTGGAAACAACAATCCTCCGCGAACGGAATCTGGTGATGCACCCGTTCCTTTATCCTCCCAGGTGGTTAACATGGCAGCCACCGATGCAACAGTGTCCGGTTCTACCCATCAGCTCTCCCCCAAAGTTTTGCTGGCTACATCGGTCGTTATCGTGGAAGATGACGAGGGTAGTCAGTTTCCGGCTCGTGCTTTATTGGATTCTGGCTCCGAGAGTAACTTCATTGCCGAGCGGTTGAGTCAACGCCTCAGGTCACACCGAGAGAAGGTAGATGTCTCGGTACTCGACATTGGTCATGCAGCATCGAAGGTCAAGCATCAGATCACTGCATTGGTTCGTTCGCGAGCTACAGCGTACTCGCGGAACATGAGTTTCCTTGTCCTCCCAAAGGTTACGGTGGATCTACCTACGGCAAGGGTGGATACTCAAGGATGGTCGATGCCCAATGGGATAAAACTGGCAGATCCCACCTTTTTCAGTCCAAGTTCAGTGGACATGGTACTGGGTATCGAATCCTTTTTCGATTTCTTTGAGTCTGGTCAAAGAATTCCACTAGGAGACCAATTATCAACATTAAACGAATCGGTGTTCGGGTGGGTGGTCTGCGGATGCCTGCTAAACCCCACACACGGCCTACGCATCAACTGTAGTACGGCAATTACAAAGGTGTTAGAGGAGCTAGTCGCACGGTTTTGGGCTAgtgaaaaagttggaaattccAAGGTCCTTTCATCGGAGGAAAGGTGGTGCGAGGACAACTTTCGGAAGTTGGTTCGTAGGGAATCCGACGGGCGGTACTCCATTTCGCTGCCAAAGAATGAAGACGCAGTTTCCAGGTTGGGCGAGTCACGGGACATCGCATTCCGGCGGCTTCAAGGGACGGAACGCAGATTGGCGAAGGATGCCAGTTTGCGGGAGCAATACCATCAGTTCATGGCGCAGTACATCCAATTGGGACATATGGCGAAGGTGGAGGAAGCAGGAAATCTCATGAAACGATGCTGTCTGCCGCATCATCCTGTCTTTAAGGAAGCTAGCACAACTACAAAGGTCCGTGTTGTGTTCGACGCATCGTGTAAGACATCGTCCAGTGTCTCGCTTAACGACACGCTTCTAGTAGGACCGATTGTACAGGAGGACTTACGATCGATCATGCTCCGAAGTCGAATGAGGCAAATCATGCTGGTGGCCGATGTGGAGAAGATGTTCCGGCAAGTCTTCGTGGTTGAGGTAGATCGGTCTTTGCAATGTATTTTGTGGCGTTTCGACCCAACAGATTCCGTGGGCGTGTACGAGCTCAACACTGTGACGTACGGGACACAGCCGGCGTCTTTTCTCGCAACACGTACGTTGAACCAGCTTGCGATGGATGAAGGAGGGCAGTACCCAATGGCTGCGATGGCAACCACGAAGGATACGTATATGGATGACGTAAATACGGGCGCGGATACGGAGGATGCCGCACGTAATCTATGTCAGGAACTCAACGAGATGATGTCAAAGGGAGGCTTCAAACTACGGAAATGGGCATCCAATCATCAGACGGTGCTGCAAGGTGTTTCCGCAGAAAATCTGGCGATCTGTGTGGCGGAAGGAATTGACTTGGATCCGGATCCTGCTGTTAAGACGCTGGGTTTGACTTGGTTGCCGATATCCGATCAACTGAGGTTCCAGTTTTCCATTCCAACTTGGAATTCAGCGACGCAGCCAACCAAACGGCAAGTTTTGTCAGTGATCGCTAGTTTATTCGATCCTCTAGAACATCTAGGTGCAGCGATCACAACGGGCAAGATTATTATGCAGCTCCTGTGGAAGATCCGGAATGAAGACCAAGCACTGGGTTGGGATCAACCACTACCTTCGACGATGGGTGAGATGTGGCGAAAATACCATGAAGAACTACCCTTGCTCAACGATATTCACATCGATCGTTACGTCATGGTTCAAAAGCAACATCGATCGAGTTGCATTGATTCTCCAATGCTTCTTCCAAGGCTTATGGCGGATGCATCTCTATCAGGATTCAGGAGTCAGGATTCGGAAAGAAGGGTTGTGGATCGACTGCTGTCATCCAAATCCAAGGTTGCACCCTTAAAGACACAGTCTATTTCAAGGTTGGAACTGTGTGGTGCATTGCTGGTGACGCAGTTATACGAGAAGGTTCGAGACTCGATTAGAACTCCAGCTCAACCATATTTCTGGGTTGATTCAACGTGCGTTCTGTAG